CCAAATATCATCAATACTAGCGGAACAAGAATCAGTAACGTCAGGAATGGGGCAAGCATGCCTTTGGCGAATTTTGGACTCCACCGTTCAACGATTCTTTCCAGGTAGGCCGCTGCACAGATCGTGAGAATGATCCAGATGGCCGTAGAGTAAAAAGCAGGCTGAGACACCAGTGGCACACCCAGGAAATGAACCTCTTTTTCCCCTGACATCAGCATGGTCATCTCCGGATAAAACATGAGTCCGCCAATCGATGCAGCAACATAGATGTTGCTCTTCAGCCGATACGCTGTGCTGATTGCTACCAATATAGGCAGTACATAAAATACACTGTCTCCAATGATCCTGAATATCGTAAAGGTCTGGTTGTCCATCAATGCAGAAGAATCCGCAGAACTGTACGTATCCATTAACGTAATAATGGCGACTATAATTTTAATAACAGCGGCTCCGAGAATTGCAGGCATCAAGGGCATGAATACATCGGATACAAAATGTAAGATCGAGAATCTGTTCTTCTTCGCGTGTCCTGCTTCCTGCAACACTACCCCTGTCGATTCCGCAACACCCATACCCAGTAACGTATTGTAAATAAGTGAAGATTCGTCTCTTATTGCCAGATGGCACCGCTCACCCGTTATCCGAATATCTGCCACAACATCTGAGGAAGCAAGAATAGACATGTTCAATTGGGTACTGTCCTTTATTACCAGCGTCGTTGTGCCATTAT
The window above is part of the Paenibacillus sp. 1781tsa1 genome. Proteins encoded here:
- a CDS encoding PTS transporter subunit EIIC — encoded protein: MNDTQIDDWLELAGGKENIKLVEHDNGTTTLVIKDSTQLNMSILASSDVVADIRITGERCHLAIRDESSLIYNTLLGMGVAESTGVVLQEAGHAKKNRFSILHFVSDVFMPLMPAILGAAVIKIIVAIITLMDTYSSADSSALMDNQTFTIFRIIGDSVFYVLPILVAISTAYRLKSNIYVAASIGGLMFYPEMTMLMSGEKEVHFLGVPLVSQPAFYSTAIWIILTICAAAYLERIVERWSPKFAKGMLAPFLTLLILVPLVLMIFGPVGTWIDEYLPEALDSLVANAPVISVMLLGAFFSLMIILGLHYWMLAIIMNDMLMNGSSMVIPAMLVAIVGQTGAALATALRSKESASRRVAFWATGTALLGVVEPALYAVNMRKRSSFYAALLGGAAGGMYFGLLSVKAFAIVGNPSLLSLPLFSEEGSLNLLHTCIGVVIAFGVAGGLTVLGGRKKTETGVDLAKS